A single Micromonospora luteifusca DNA region contains:
- a CDS encoding tetratricopeptide repeat protein, which produces MEPTVSAGLAKALGSAVAPIARLIGKRTVRWRVAWTVGRQARKKGIRLKAGQLRKWLALPEVQSQLSRGGAEVAEAVIDGLAGLLGGRADQRRSDAEQVLILVLAAFVRAHDPATAAAISGDWLTEHTRVAAASTQAVVAEGNRSILDRMSASNVFGDQVNKLQPWRRDQAIGIRGSWPDVERLVQAIVTTGDRAALLRQWCEQPPDWFSQAPEQVVCWLADLACDYGQNSTAARLFRIAVERGAFPAGFWKARQAMCLPEDAHAEVDELLAGAAGEHPLAQALLLVHRESWDQSVNVLDAWQTTSNLEAAMRLQLLSRLHARAGDTNRGITIALEAAAIEGASGAALHAAELLLYRAQHGTTVNRLADTEQAAALAIKARNVRQSWHGDSVAAILVAVNAYILSGKVAQARALIEPKPSGEAWPHEAADPRLRREKAELLAVAGEYDEARALAAELGTAFVVAMIEAVRLTDTADDTAAAAAWQSALAAVESERDFLVAVRGLAHVGGELPDLAEVEKQHPALVREIRDIHRTMGVQGGTIEALRAGAANHAVLAVLLAERYGKDGEHLLAAEVLKEAAHRWNDPGMMLSSARHLRTAEKPEAAIRAAERGLTMGGPEWAGQFAARVLIFEIHVDEGSWDLAIEQARNLVALDPDAVDARWALIHSLIRRGDREGAWNALTPDGDPVAPRDRHDALTWIGLVARHDTSTQFVPRALSTMARWPEDEQLIGVFIAQIFFGLHRQNLSATDQDLAALHTAMFDYTERFPDSTVFRRIPISEDDPLGSLTPDLRARHDSLSEAIEALDKANLPLGFLATTFDSSYTEASLKRGAGFVNAHAPEGEPYGSASASAALNKTIVIDITAAHTLALLDPQLRSQLISCFAQVRATDEAYRDAVRGQESLGMRSTLSTGWDPDAERPTVTKIEQSAADALAEQSSVVYSILHQAARRPWPRLTMFPDVDQKFEWLSSFDLAAAEQIPFWCDDHRLRSVAASMGVPTFGTVDLIRYLQSKGHISRQLRVAAEAVLIANYFTDLGFDRTTFDLAAAIEGHIPRGAAFALTRPATWNDPEAALDFMLAMLRLAVINGPDQVEGWVSATAIGLVRINTDDHGASANLRVLMGRCMAEPWMNADHLLGVLRGVRAGVAERQLVTDPFEAVAASIYRNLVGRQGHAFAMSMMMALAAQLTESDKATISRVILTHRD; this is translated from the coding sequence GTGGAACCAACCGTCTCCGCCGGGCTCGCGAAGGCCCTCGGCTCGGCTGTTGCGCCTATTGCCCGGTTGATCGGCAAGCGCACGGTTCGCTGGCGGGTCGCATGGACGGTCGGACGGCAGGCCCGCAAGAAGGGCATTCGTCTGAAAGCTGGACAACTGCGCAAGTGGCTGGCGTTGCCGGAGGTGCAGAGTCAGCTATCCCGCGGCGGTGCTGAGGTGGCCGAGGCGGTTATCGATGGTCTGGCCGGGCTGCTGGGTGGCAGGGCAGACCAGCGGCGATCCGACGCCGAGCAGGTTCTCATCCTTGTTCTCGCCGCCTTCGTGCGTGCTCACGACCCAGCCACCGCAGCCGCCATCTCCGGGGATTGGCTGACGGAACATACGCGTGTCGCCGCAGCATCCACCCAGGCAGTCGTAGCGGAAGGCAATCGCTCCATCCTCGACCGGATGTCGGCCAGCAACGTGTTCGGGGACCAGGTCAACAAGCTCCAGCCGTGGCGCCGCGACCAAGCCATCGGGATCCGCGGCTCCTGGCCCGACGTTGAAAGGCTGGTCCAGGCCATCGTCACGACCGGCGACCGCGCGGCTCTCCTTCGGCAGTGGTGCGAGCAGCCACCGGACTGGTTCTCCCAAGCACCTGAGCAGGTGGTCTGCTGGCTGGCTGACCTCGCCTGCGATTACGGCCAGAATTCGACAGCGGCGCGCCTGTTCAGGATTGCCGTCGAGCGTGGAGCGTTTCCGGCTGGCTTCTGGAAGGCCCGGCAAGCGATGTGCCTGCCGGAGGACGCCCACGCTGAGGTCGACGAACTGCTTGCCGGCGCTGCAGGGGAACACCCGCTCGCTCAGGCGCTGCTGCTGGTCCACCGCGAGAGCTGGGATCAGTCCGTCAACGTCTTGGATGCGTGGCAGACGACGTCGAACCTCGAAGCGGCGATGCGCCTGCAACTGCTGTCGCGGCTGCACGCTCGAGCTGGCGACACCAACCGGGGAATCACGATCGCGCTCGAGGCTGCCGCCATTGAGGGCGCGAGTGGAGCTGCGCTCCATGCAGCTGAGCTGCTGCTGTACCGGGCGCAGCACGGGACGACGGTCAACCGGCTGGCCGACACCGAACAGGCCGCTGCGCTTGCGATCAAAGCCCGCAACGTCAGGCAATCGTGGCATGGCGACAGCGTTGCGGCGATCCTGGTCGCGGTCAACGCCTACATCCTCAGCGGCAAGGTGGCGCAGGCGCGGGCGCTGATCGAACCGAAGCCGAGCGGTGAAGCTTGGCCTCACGAGGCCGCGGACCCACGGCTGCGACGAGAGAAAGCAGAGCTGCTCGCCGTCGCCGGCGAATACGACGAGGCAAGAGCGTTGGCAGCCGAGCTGGGCACCGCCTTTGTTGTCGCGATGATCGAAGCCGTGAGACTGACCGACACCGCCGACGACACGGCCGCCGCTGCGGCATGGCAGTCCGCCTTGGCCGCCGTGGAGTCCGAACGCGATTTCCTGGTAGCGGTTCGCGGGCTGGCCCACGTCGGGGGCGAACTCCCCGACCTCGCCGAGGTCGAGAAGCAGCATCCGGCGCTGGTCCGTGAGATTCGGGACATCCACCGCACCATGGGTGTCCAGGGCGGAACGATCGAGGCCCTGCGAGCTGGCGCCGCCAACCACGCCGTTCTCGCCGTACTACTCGCAGAGCGGTACGGGAAAGACGGGGAACACCTGCTGGCTGCCGAGGTTCTCAAGGAAGCCGCCCACCGGTGGAACGACCCGGGCATGATGCTCAGCTCGGCGCGTCATCTCCGGACCGCCGAGAAACCGGAAGCCGCAATCCGGGCTGCCGAGCGCGGGCTGACCATGGGCGGACCCGAATGGGCGGGACAGTTCGCTGCGCGAGTCCTCATTTTCGAGATCCACGTTGATGAGGGCTCGTGGGATCTAGCGATCGAGCAGGCCCGCAACCTGGTGGCGCTCGACCCCGACGCCGTGGACGCCCGCTGGGCGCTCATACACTCATTGATCCGGCGCGGCGACAGGGAAGGTGCATGGAACGCACTCACTCCCGACGGTGATCCGGTCGCACCCCGTGATCGGCACGACGCTCTCACCTGGATCGGTTTGGTGGCCCGGCACGACACCAGCACCCAGTTTGTGCCGCGCGCACTGTCCACCATGGCTCGCTGGCCCGAAGATGAGCAGCTGATTGGCGTGTTCATCGCACAGATCTTCTTCGGTCTGCACCGGCAGAACCTATCCGCAACCGACCAAGACCTCGCCGCGCTGCACACGGCCATGTTCGACTACACCGAACGCTTCCCCGACAGCACGGTGTTCCGCAGGATTCCGATCTCGGAAGACGACCCGCTTGGATCCCTCACGCCTGACCTTCGCGCACGCCACGACTCACTTAGCGAAGCGATCGAGGCACTCGACAAGGCAAACCTACCGTTGGGATTCCTGGCCACCACGTTCGACTCGTCGTACACAGAAGCGTCGCTGAAGCGCGGCGCTGGCTTCGTCAACGCCCACGCTCCTGAAGGCGAACCGTACGGCAGCGCCTCGGCATCGGCGGCCCTGAACAAGACCATCGTCATCGACATCACCGCAGCACACACTCTCGCCTTGCTCGACCCGCAGCTGCGTTCGCAGCTCATCTCGTGCTTCGCCCAGGTCCGTGCGACCGATGAGGCCTACCGCGACGCGGTCCGAGGACAGGAGTCACTCGGCATGCGCTCGACCCTGTCGACGGGATGGGATCCTGACGCCGAGCGGCCGACCGTCACGAAGATCGAGCAGTCTGCCGCTGACGCGCTTGCGGAACAGTCCTCCGTGGTCTACTCGATCTTGCACCAGGCTGCCCGGCGCCCGTGGCCCAGGCTCACGATGTTCCCCGACGTGGACCAGAAATTCGAGTGGCTTTCGTCGTTCGATCTGGCGGCCGCAGAACAGATCCCGTTCTGGTGCGACGACCACCGCCTGCGATCGGTCGCCGCCAGCATGGGCGTGCCCACCTTCGGCACCGTCGATCTCATCAGATACCTGCAGAGCAAAGGACACATCTCGCGTCAGCTCCGCGTGGCTGCTGAGGCAGTCCTGATCGCCAACTACTTCACCGACCTCGGATTCGATCGAACGACGTTCGACCTTGCCGCGGCGATCGAGGGCCACATTCCACGCGGGGCGGCATTCGCGCTGACTCGGCCCGCAACCTGGAACGACCCGGAAGCCGCACTCGACTTCATGCTCGCGATGCTGCGGCTCGCGGTGATCAACGGACCCGACCAGGTAGAAGGGTGGGTGTCCGCAACCGCCATCGGATTGGTCCGCATCAACACCGATGACCACGGTGCGAGCGCCAACCTGCGTGTGCTGATGGGCCGGTGCATGGCAGAGCCGTGGATGAACGCCGACCATCTGCTTGGTGTCCTGCGCGGCGTGCGGGCGGGAGTCGCTGAACGCCAACTGGTGACCGACCCATTCGAGGCGGTCGCCGCCAGCATCTACCGCAACCTGGTCGGCCGCCAAGGACATGCGTTCGCCATGTCAATGATGATGGCGCTAGCCGCGCAGTTGACGGAGTCGGACAAGGCCACGATATCCCGGGTAATCCTGACGCACCGCGACTAG
- a CDS encoding IS110 family transposase, translating to MLFVGNDWAEDHHDIEVQDAAGKRLKRARLPEGVAGIAKLHTLIGDLLGDDADPSAVTVGIETDRGPWVRALVAAGYRVIAINPMQAARYRERYSTSGAKSDAGDARVLADIVRLEADRHRPVAGDSRLVEAVQVLARAHQSLVWARQRHVLQLRAVLRQAFPAASVAFGEDLHDRDALAVLAKAPSAAQARKLRVSQVEAALRRAGRQRNVPAVADRILSALRTPQLNQPAVVSDAYAAHTAGLVGIIGAFNTQIVALEAQLTDYLGRHPDAKILMSQPGLGTVLAARVLGEFGDDPHRYPDARSRKNYAGTSPITRASGTRSVVLARYARNRRLGDALYRQAFCALLASPGVRAYYDQLRARNISHNAALRQVANRLVGILHGCLRHRREYDESTAWAHRQLATT from the coding sequence GTGTTGTTCGTCGGAAACGATTGGGCCGAAGACCACCACGACATCGAGGTGCAGGACGCTGCTGGGAAGCGACTCAAGCGGGCGCGGCTTCCTGAGGGCGTAGCCGGGATCGCAAAGCTGCATACCTTGATCGGTGACCTGCTTGGCGATGATGCGGATCCGTCCGCAGTGACCGTGGGCATCGAGACCGACCGCGGCCCGTGGGTGCGGGCGCTGGTCGCCGCCGGCTACCGCGTGATCGCAATCAACCCGATGCAGGCGGCCCGCTACCGGGAGCGGTACTCCACGTCGGGTGCCAAGTCCGATGCCGGCGATGCTCGAGTGTTGGCGGACATCGTGCGGCTGGAGGCCGACCGGCATCGGCCGGTCGCCGGAGACAGCCGCCTGGTCGAGGCGGTCCAGGTGCTGGCTCGCGCCCATCAGTCGCTGGTCTGGGCACGACAGCGACACGTACTGCAGCTACGAGCGGTGCTGCGCCAAGCGTTCCCGGCCGCGTCGGTGGCCTTCGGCGAGGACCTGCATGACCGGGACGCACTGGCCGTACTGGCCAAGGCGCCATCGGCCGCCCAGGCCCGCAAACTCCGCGTCAGCCAGGTCGAGGCCGCGCTACGCCGCGCCGGGCGACAGCGCAACGTCCCCGCCGTTGCCGATCGCATTCTGTCCGCACTTCGCACCCCGCAGTTGAACCAGCCCGCCGTGGTCAGCGACGCCTACGCCGCGCACACAGCTGGCCTCGTCGGCATCATCGGCGCGTTCAACACCCAGATCGTCGCGCTGGAAGCACAACTGACCGACTACCTCGGCCGTCACCCCGACGCAAAGATCCTGATGTCCCAGCCCGGCCTGGGCACCGTGTTGGCTGCCCGGGTGCTCGGCGAGTTCGGGGACGACCCGCACCGTTACCCCGACGCCCGCAGTCGAAAGAACTACGCCGGCACCAGCCCGATCACCCGAGCCTCCGGCACGCGGAGTGTGGTCCTCGCCCGCTACGCCCGCAACCGCCGACTCGGCGATGCTCTCTACCGGCAGGCGTTCTGCGCGCTGCTGGCCTCACCCGGCGTCCGCGCCTACTACGACCAACTCCGCGCCCGAAACATCAGCCACAACGCCGCCCTGCGCCAAGTCGCCAACCGCCTCGTCGGCATTCTGCACGGCTGCCTACGTCACCGACGCGAATACGACGAATCCACCGCCTGGGCGCACCGGCAGCTGGCTACGACTTGA
- a CDS encoding tyrosine-type recombinase/integrase yields the protein MAESAQYPPAPHQATQSEAVDDCALHARELWLADRGIRALAANGIKLMLKRRGQRAGVANVHAHRWRHNFAHEWKRAGGDTGDLMLLLGWTSDDMPRHYGASAAAERAQESQSRVGIGERV from the coding sequence GTGGCGGAGTCTGCGCAGTACCCACCGGCGCCACATCAGGCGACGCAGTCCGAAGCGGTAGATGATTGCGCACTCCATGCGCGCGAACTCTGGCTCGCGGATCGAGGCATACGGGCACTTGCCGCCAACGGCATCAAGCTCATGCTAAAACGTCGCGGCCAGCGCGCCGGCGTCGCGAACGTCCACGCCCACCGCTGGCGGCACAACTTCGCCCACGAGTGGAAACGCGCCGGCGGCGACACAGGCGACCTGATGCTGCTGCTCGGTTGGACCTCAGACGACATGCCCCGGCACTACGGCGCCAGCGCAGCCGCCGAACGCGCCCAGGAAAGCCAATCTCGCGTCGGGATCGGTGAGCGTGTCTGA